The genome window GCCACCGCCCGCAAAGACGGTGAGGCCTTCCGCCAGCTCTACGATGCAACTTCGTCGAAACTGTTTGGCTTTGCGCTGCGTATATTAATCAAGCGCGAACTGGCGGAAGAAGTCATACAGGAAAGCTTTGTCAGCATCTGGAACAACGCATCCGGCTACCAGGCCGGCCTGGCCGCACCGATGACCTGGATGACAACCATAGTGCGCAACAAGGCATTCGATACCTTGCGCCGCATGGATGGCGCAGTTGAGGTCGATGCCGATAGTTTTGACAAGGAAGTCATGGATGCATTGGAAAGTGTAGATCCGACTCCGATCGAAGCCTTGCAGATTTCAGATGAATCCAAGGCCTTGGCACGTTGCTTCGCCAAACTGGAAAGCATGCAGCGGCAGGCGATTGCACTGGCGTTTTACCATGAACTTTCACATAGCGAAGTCGCCGCACAATTGGCACTGCCGATAGGCACCGTAAAAACCTGGGTACGACGTGGGCTGGAAAAGCTGCGCCTGTGCCTGACCAAACTGGAGGGCGTATGAGTATTCGGCAAAACGTCCGACACAATGCAACGCTGCGTGAAATGCTGGCCGCCGAATATGCGCTGGGCACACTCAAGGGTGGTGCAAGGCGGCGCCTGGAGTCATGGCTGGCAGAAGATGCCGCGCTCAAGTTCGCTGTCAGTGAATGGCAGGACAGATTGAATCCGATGTCCGAAT of Janthinobacterium sp. Marseille contains these proteins:
- a CDS encoding sigma-70 family RNA polymerase sigma factor, with amino-acid sequence MTTDTRQLKTWLAATARKDGEAFRQLYDATSSKLFGFALRILIKRELAEEVIQESFVSIWNNASGYQAGLAAPMTWMTTIVRNKAFDTLRRMDGAVEVDADSFDKEVMDALESVDPTPIEALQISDESKALARCFAKLESMQRQAIALAFYHELSHSEVAAQLALPIGTVKTWVRRGLEKLRLCLTKLEGV